A region of Vitis vinifera cultivar Pinot Noir 40024 chromosome 13, ASM3070453v1 DNA encodes the following proteins:
- the LOC100241434 gene encoding annexin D4 isoform X2 — protein sequence MMEVKKDTILVASVKRRKKQTNKEGKTIMSSSDALAKSFSVSHSGIFGVDEKSMLEILVKWQPEQLSTFRNETSRIFLKDERFPFEKCEEFLLKFLKREFKRFKDAVVQWTMHPWERDARMARKALKRGRQAYGLLIELACTRSSDELLGARRAYQSLYSESIEEDVASRVDGIERQAIKLDTQKLEKAISIGDKKQLIKDEEIVRILTTRSKIHLIAVIKCYQETFNKNIIEDLDEESSLKDTIYCLCVPSQYFSKILDSAMKANANKNEKEALTRVIVTRANVDMKDIAEEYDRQYKTPLTQKIEDVALGNYKDFLVTLVQRALPKGSD from the exons ATGATGGAGGTAAAGAAGGACACCATTCTTGTTGCCTCCgtcaaaagaaggaaaaaacaaacaaacaaagaaggGAAAACAATTATGTCTTCGTCAGATGCTCTTGCAAAGTCTTTCTCTGTTTCTCACTCTG GAATATTTGGAGTTGACGAGAAATCAATGCTGGAGATCTTAGTAAAATGGCAACCAGAACAGTTGTCAACTTTTAGGAATGAAACTTCTCGCATCTTTTTGAAGGATGAACGCTTCCCGTTTGAGAAATGTGAAGAATTTCttcttaaatttctaaaaagggAATTTAAGCGTTTTAAG GATGCTGTGGTGCAATGGACCATGCATCCTTGGGAAAGAGATGCTCGCATGGCAAGGAAGGCTTTGAAAAGAGGCAGACAAGCATATGGCCTACTCATTGAACTTGCATGCACTCGATCATCAGATGAGCTCTTGGGAGCTAGGAGAGCATACCAGTCCCTCTACAGCGAATCCATCGAGGAAGACGTTGCTTCCCGAGTTGACGGCATCGAACGCCAG GCAATTAAATTGGACACTCAAAAACTCGAAAAGGCCATTAGTATTGGTGACAAGAAGCAGCTaatcaaagatgaagagatCGTAAGGATTCTAACAACAAGAAGCAAGATTCATCTCATTGCTGTCATCAAATGTTACCAGGAGACTTTTAACAAGAACATTATAGAG gatCTTGATGAGGAATCAAGTTTGAAGGACACAATTTATTGCTTGTGTGTTCCTTCACAGTATTTCAGTAAG ATTTTAGATTCAGCAATGAAAGCTAATGCAaacaagaatgaaaaagaaGCCCTAACTCGAGTTATTGTAACCCGAGCCAATGTTGATATGAAGGACATTGCTGAGGAATATGATAGGCAATATAAAACTCCTCTAACCCAGAAGATTGAAGATGTAGCTCTTGGAAATTATAAAGATTTCTTGGTCACGTTGGTTCAAAGAGCTCTGCCTAAAGGAAGTGATTAA
- the LOC100241434 gene encoding annexin D4 isoform X1 has product MMEVKKDTILVASVKRRKKQTNKEGKTIMSSSDALAKSFSVSHSGIFGVDEKSMLEILVKWQPEQLSTFRNETSRIFLKDERFPFEKCEEFLLKFLKREFKRFKDAVVQWTMHPWERDARMARKALKRGRQAYGLLIELACTRSSDELLGARRAYQSLYSESIEEDVASRVDGIERQLLVALVSSYRYDGSKTNDQAIKLDTQKLEKAISIGDKKQLIKDEEIVRILTTRSKIHLIAVIKCYQETFNKNIIEDLDEESSLKDTIYCLCVPSQYFSKILDSAMKANANKNEKEALTRVIVTRANVDMKDIAEEYDRQYKTPLTQKIEDVALGNYKDFLVTLVQRALPKGSD; this is encoded by the exons ATGATGGAGGTAAAGAAGGACACCATTCTTGTTGCCTCCgtcaaaagaaggaaaaaacaaacaaacaaagaaggGAAAACAATTATGTCTTCGTCAGATGCTCTTGCAAAGTCTTTCTCTGTTTCTCACTCTG GAATATTTGGAGTTGACGAGAAATCAATGCTGGAGATCTTAGTAAAATGGCAACCAGAACAGTTGTCAACTTTTAGGAATGAAACTTCTCGCATCTTTTTGAAGGATGAACGCTTCCCGTTTGAGAAATGTGAAGAATTTCttcttaaatttctaaaaagggAATTTAAGCGTTTTAAG GATGCTGTGGTGCAATGGACCATGCATCCTTGGGAAAGAGATGCTCGCATGGCAAGGAAGGCTTTGAAAAGAGGCAGACAAGCATATGGCCTACTCATTGAACTTGCATGCACTCGATCATCAGATGAGCTCTTGGGAGCTAGGAGAGCATACCAGTCCCTCTACAGCGAATCCATCGAGGAAGACGTTGCTTCCCGAGTTGACGGCATCGAACGCCAG CTTTTGGTAGCACTTGTAAGTTCATACAGATATGATGGATCAAAAACTAATGACCAGGCAATTAAATTGGACACTCAAAAACTCGAAAAGGCCATTAGTATTGGTGACAAGAAGCAGCTaatcaaagatgaagagatCGTAAGGATTCTAACAACAAGAAGCAAGATTCATCTCATTGCTGTCATCAAATGTTACCAGGAGACTTTTAACAAGAACATTATAGAG gatCTTGATGAGGAATCAAGTTTGAAGGACACAATTTATTGCTTGTGTGTTCCTTCACAGTATTTCAGTAAG ATTTTAGATTCAGCAATGAAAGCTAATGCAaacaagaatgaaaaagaaGCCCTAACTCGAGTTATTGTAACCCGAGCCAATGTTGATATGAAGGACATTGCTGAGGAATATGATAGGCAATATAAAACTCCTCTAACCCAGAAGATTGAAGATGTAGCTCTTGGAAATTATAAAGATTTCTTGGTCACGTTGGTTCAAAGAGCTCTGCCTAAAGGAAGTGATTAA
- the LOC100241434 gene encoding annexin D4 isoform X3, whose protein sequence is MMEVKKDTILVASVKRRKKQTNKEGKTIMSSSDALAKSFSVSHSGIFGVDEKSMLEILVKWQPEQLSTFRNETSRIFLKDERFPFEKCEEFLLKFLKREFKRFKDAVVQWTMHPWERDARMARKALKRGRQAYGLLIELACTRSSDELLGARRAYQSLYSESIEEDVASRVDGIERQDLDEESSLKDTIYCLCVPSQYFSKILDSAMKANANKNEKEALTRVIVTRANVDMKDIAEEYDRQYKTPLTQKIEDVALGNYKDFLVTLVQRALPKGSD, encoded by the exons ATGATGGAGGTAAAGAAGGACACCATTCTTGTTGCCTCCgtcaaaagaaggaaaaaacaaacaaacaaagaaggGAAAACAATTATGTCTTCGTCAGATGCTCTTGCAAAGTCTTTCTCTGTTTCTCACTCTG GAATATTTGGAGTTGACGAGAAATCAATGCTGGAGATCTTAGTAAAATGGCAACCAGAACAGTTGTCAACTTTTAGGAATGAAACTTCTCGCATCTTTTTGAAGGATGAACGCTTCCCGTTTGAGAAATGTGAAGAATTTCttcttaaatttctaaaaagggAATTTAAGCGTTTTAAG GATGCTGTGGTGCAATGGACCATGCATCCTTGGGAAAGAGATGCTCGCATGGCAAGGAAGGCTTTGAAAAGAGGCAGACAAGCATATGGCCTACTCATTGAACTTGCATGCACTCGATCATCAGATGAGCTCTTGGGAGCTAGGAGAGCATACCAGTCCCTCTACAGCGAATCCATCGAGGAAGACGTTGCTTCCCGAGTTGACGGCATCGAACGCCAG gatCTTGATGAGGAATCAAGTTTGAAGGACACAATTTATTGCTTGTGTGTTCCTTCACAGTATTTCAGTAAG ATTTTAGATTCAGCAATGAAAGCTAATGCAaacaagaatgaaaaagaaGCCCTAACTCGAGTTATTGTAACCCGAGCCAATGTTGATATGAAGGACATTGCTGAGGAATATGATAGGCAATATAAAACTCCTCTAACCCAGAAGATTGAAGATGTAGCTCTTGGAAATTATAAAGATTTCTTGGTCACGTTGGTTCAAAGAGCTCTGCCTAAAGGAAGTGATTAA